The following proteins are encoded in a genomic region of Vibrio spartinae:
- a CDS encoding ABC transporter ATP-binding protein: MEALLKVENLRVSLPTANGQLNAVRGIDIDVAKGEMLCIVGESGCGKSMTSMALMGLLPKKAQVDANKIEFDGIDLLNANKKQRSALRGMRMSMIFQEPMTSLNPSYKLGDQLCEGVIAHKNISLAEARKRAIYLLERAGVPYPEERLNQYPHQLSGGLRQRVMIAMALMCEPDLIIADEPTTALDVTIQAQILKLIRELQREFGAAVIFITHDLGVVARIADRVAVMYAGQVVETGSVKSIFAEPQHPYTQGLLSCIPIPGLTKPGEALATISGVVPSLIGESKGCAFANRCERGTETCRSQSPELITCGVNHTVRCPIAIHQLQEAS; the protein is encoded by the coding sequence ATGGAAGCGTTACTTAAGGTAGAAAATCTGCGTGTAAGTTTACCAACGGCAAACGGTCAGCTAAATGCTGTACGCGGTATTGATATTGACGTTGCGAAAGGGGAGATGCTGTGTATTGTTGGCGAATCAGGTTGTGGTAAATCGATGACGTCAATGGCGTTAATGGGGCTACTTCCTAAAAAAGCTCAGGTTGACGCAAATAAAATTGAATTTGATGGTATCGATCTACTCAATGCCAATAAGAAACAACGCAGTGCGCTACGTGGGATGCGCATGTCGATGATTTTTCAAGAGCCGATGACGTCGCTTAATCCATCTTATAAGCTTGGTGACCAATTATGCGAAGGGGTCATTGCGCACAAAAATATTTCACTGGCCGAGGCAAGAAAGCGAGCCATTTATTTACTCGAACGAGCAGGTGTACCTTATCCCGAAGAGCGTCTAAATCAGTACCCACATCAGCTTTCTGGTGGCTTACGCCAGCGGGTGATGATTGCGATGGCATTGATGTGTGAGCCTGATTTAATTATTGCTGATGAGCCAACCACAGCATTGGATGTCACGATTCAGGCGCAGATTTTAAAACTGATTCGAGAGCTACAACGAGAATTTGGAGCGGCGGTTATTTTTATCACTCATGATCTGGGTGTGGTGGCCCGCATTGCTGACCGCGTTGCTGTCATGTATGCGGGGCAAGTGGTAGAGACGGGGTCGGTGAAATCAATTTTTGCTGAGCCTCAACATCCTTATACTCAGGGATTACTCAGTTGCATTCCAATTCCAGGACTTACTAAGCCGGGAGAAGCGCTAGCGACCATTTCTGGTGTGGTTCCGAGCCTAATCGGTGAGAGTAAAGGTTGTGCATTTGCAAATCGTTGTGAGCGAGGTACTGAAACATGCCGCTCTCAGTCCCCCGAGTTAATTACGTGTGGTGTTAATCATACGGTGCGATGTCCAATCGCGATACACCAGTTACAGGAGGCTTCATAA
- a CDS encoding ATP-binding cassette domain-containing protein → MDYALELCCLSRHFEMKKGMWAKKTRFTAVDNINLRVKPGEVVGLVGESGCGKSTLAKMILGLLEPSDGDVLIADKQIDLSNRMALARMIQPIFQDPYSSLNPRKKIYDIIRLPLKLHKMGSNSEQDREVRQIAQKVGLPERLLEQFPGQLSGGQRQRVAIARALIIKPRILVCDEPTSALDVSVQAQILNLLLSLKEEFGLTYLFISHNLAVVEHLADRVAVMYRGQIVERGDAQQIFHQPQHPYTKALLASILTPDPDLGLPELEAISWQEAS, encoded by the coding sequence ATGGATTATGCGTTAGAACTCTGTTGTCTTTCTCGTCATTTTGAGATGAAAAAAGGGATGTGGGCTAAAAAAACTCGGTTTACCGCCGTAGATAACATTAACCTGAGGGTAAAGCCGGGTGAAGTCGTGGGTTTAGTGGGAGAGTCAGGATGTGGGAAAAGTACTCTTGCTAAGATGATTCTTGGCTTGCTTGAGCCGAGTGATGGGGATGTGCTGATTGCTGATAAGCAGATTGATTTATCAAACCGGATGGCGTTGGCAAGAATGATTCAGCCGATTTTCCAAGACCCATACTCATCGCTGAACCCACGCAAGAAAATCTACGATATTATTCGTTTGCCGCTTAAATTACATAAAATGGGCAGTAATAGCGAGCAAGATCGCGAAGTGCGACAAATCGCCCAAAAAGTTGGATTACCTGAACGTCTGTTGGAACAATTTCCCGGGCAGCTTTCTGGTGGGCAGAGGCAACGAGTGGCGATTGCCCGAGCGTTAATCATCAAGCCCCGAATCTTAGTGTGTGATGAGCCAACATCGGCATTAGATGTATCCGTTCAGGCGCAAATTCTAAATTTGCTGTTATCACTAAAAGAAGAGTTTGGTTTAACGTATCTCTTTATTAGTCATAACTTAGCGGTAGTAGAGCACTTAGCAGACCGAGTGGCTGTTATGTATCGAGGTCAAATTGTTGAACGAGGTGATGCACAACAGATCTTTCATCAACCTCAGCATCCATACACTAAAGCGTTATTGGCTTCAATTCTCACACCCGACCCAGACTTAGGTTTGCCAGAGCTTGAAGCGATTAGTTGGCAAGAGGCTAGCTAA
- a CDS encoding M20 family metallopeptidase: protein MSRQTAIQNVTEHYKSGAFIADLRQRVAIHSESQTPKGYPYLTAYLESNIVPVLDSMGFSSEIFPNPISHDSQAWPFLVAERIEDPSYVTLLTYGHGDVVMGYDNEWREGLSPWDIVVEGDFWYGRGTADNKGQHSINLAALNTVLGQKGKLGFNVKILFEMGEEAGSPGLAEFCAANQQRLSADLFIASDGPRAAAALPTVFLGSRGSLNFDLKLKLREGSHHSGNWGGLLANAGTRLMHAWASLIDANGKILVPGLLPSELPQAVREAVKDIPVGVGDNDPILSENWGEPGLTSAERVFGWNTLEILAVKAGNPDAPANAIPGEANLHAQIRYVVGSDADNFLESIREHLAQHGFGDVLVEASGVARMEATRLNPQDPWVEWVMGSISETTHKRPALLPNLGGSLPNDCFANILGLPTVWVPHSYPACLQHGPNEHLLGSVALEALQMMTGLFWDLAEVGKVIKEQR, encoded by the coding sequence ATGAGCCGTCAAACTGCAATTCAAAACGTAACAGAACATTATAAAAGCGGCGCCTTTATTGCTGATTTACGTCAGCGTGTGGCGATTCACAGTGAAAGTCAAACGCCAAAGGGATATCCATACCTTACCGCTTATCTTGAGTCGAATATTGTTCCGGTACTTGATTCGATGGGCTTTAGTAGTGAAATTTTTCCTAATCCCATAAGTCATGATTCACAAGCGTGGCCATTTTTGGTCGCGGAACGTATTGAAGACCCTTCGTATGTGACGCTGCTAACTTATGGTCATGGCGATGTGGTCATGGGTTACGACAATGAGTGGCGAGAGGGATTATCTCCGTGGGATATCGTGGTGGAAGGGGATTTCTGGTATGGCCGTGGAACCGCGGATAATAAAGGTCAGCATTCCATTAACTTAGCGGCATTGAATACGGTATTAGGGCAAAAAGGTAAGCTTGGGTTTAATGTTAAGATCTTATTTGAAATGGGAGAAGAAGCCGGTTCACCCGGTTTGGCTGAGTTTTGTGCGGCTAACCAGCAACGGTTGTCAGCGGATTTATTTATTGCCTCTGATGGTCCTCGAGCGGCGGCGGCGTTACCGACGGTTTTTCTGGGTTCGAGAGGGTCGCTCAATTTCGATCTCAAGCTGAAGTTACGTGAAGGTTCTCATCATTCCGGTAACTGGGGCGGTTTGTTAGCAAATGCCGGAACAAGGTTGATGCATGCATGGGCATCGTTGATTGATGCAAATGGTAAAATTTTAGTGCCAGGTTTGTTGCCCAGCGAACTGCCTCAAGCAGTAAGAGAAGCGGTGAAAGATATTCCTGTCGGAGTGGGCGATAATGACCCTATTCTCAGTGAAAACTGGGGCGAGCCAGGCTTAACGTCTGCTGAACGTGTTTTTGGTTGGAATACGTTAGAGATTCTTGCGGTAAAAGCAGGTAATCCTGACGCGCCAGCCAACGCAATTCCGGGAGAGGCGAATCTCCATGCCCAAATTCGTTATGTGGTTGGCAGTGATGCAGATAACTTTTTAGAGTCGATCCGTGAGCACCTTGCTCAACATGGCTTTGGTGATGTACTCGTGGAGGCGTCCGGTGTGGCGCGAATGGAAGCAACGCGTCTCAACCCTCAAGATCCTTGGGTTGAGTGGGTGATGGGCTCGATCTCTGAAACCACTCATAAGCGCCCTGCATTATTACCTAATTTAGGTGGTTCACTACCTAATGACTGTTTTGCCAATATTTTAGGTTTACCAACGGTATGGGTTCCCCACTCTTACCCCGCATGCTTACAACACGGACCTAACGAGCATCTACTTGGTTCTGTTGCGCTTGAAGCGTTGCAAATGATGACCGGTCTGTTCTGGGATTTAGCTGAAGTCGGTAAAGTGATTAAGGAACAACGATGA
- a CDS encoding M20 family metallopeptidase, which translates to MMNSDQMKDWLQEWLENKQEEMVLFLEKLVNIDSYSHDQEDIHLMVTTLYDFLFQAGIHVHVIEEFDSLAVKASVGHVAGSLVFLTGHLDTVFKKGTVKQRPFCLEENKAYGPGVADMKSGIVMNAFILVAMSELDKELESGLPFSVTLFATTDEEIGSPKGRHLIEKYLPSAVAVFNAEPGRISGNLVAARKGGASYQIDIKGKAAHAGVSHADGISAIEIMAHIITRIHQLTDYQQGITTNIGVIDGGTTPNTVAELATAKLDVRFMTLEQGVSTAQQIEQIVAHHAVNGAQASLIQLANFLPFEVNMSAQLLTIMQQEAHQLGFSVDGEYTGGCSDAGWTASMGIPTICGTGPVGAYMHTDREYCLVDTFVERATLVARATIAVALN; encoded by the coding sequence ATGATGAACTCAGACCAAATGAAAGACTGGTTGCAAGAATGGCTTGAAAACAAACAAGAGGAGATGGTGTTGTTTCTTGAAAAACTGGTCAATATTGATTCTTATAGCCACGATCAGGAAGATATTCATTTAATGGTTACAACGCTATATGACTTCCTATTTCAAGCCGGTATTCACGTTCACGTTATCGAAGAGTTTGATTCGTTAGCGGTGAAAGCCTCAGTCGGTCATGTTGCTGGGTCGTTAGTCTTTCTTACTGGCCATCTTGATACGGTATTTAAAAAAGGCACGGTCAAACAGCGACCATTTTGCCTTGAAGAAAATAAGGCTTACGGCCCAGGTGTGGCCGATATGAAAAGTGGAATTGTGATGAATGCCTTCATTCTGGTTGCGATGTCTGAACTAGATAAAGAACTGGAAAGTGGTTTGCCCTTTAGTGTGACACTCTTTGCCACGACAGATGAAGAGATTGGTTCGCCAAAAGGTCGCCATTTAATCGAAAAATACTTACCTAGTGCAGTGGCTGTGTTTAATGCGGAACCGGGACGTATCAGCGGTAATCTTGTCGCTGCACGCAAAGGTGGTGCAAGCTATCAAATTGATATCAAAGGCAAGGCCGCTCATGCGGGTGTGAGTCATGCCGATGGCATCAGTGCGATAGAAATTATGGCTCATATCATAACCAGAATTCATCAACTTACTGATTATCAGCAGGGTATTACCACGAATATTGGTGTTATTGACGGAGGGACGACACCGAATACGGTAGCCGAGTTAGCGACTGCCAAGCTCGATGTCCGTTTCATGACATTGGAACAAGGGGTTAGTACGGCACAACAAATTGAGCAGATCGTGGCACATCACGCTGTCAATGGTGCGCAAGCCAGTCTAATCCAGTTGGCAAACTTCTTGCCATTTGAGGTCAACATGAGCGCGCAGTTATTAACTATAATGCAGCAAGAAGCCCATCAGCTTGGGTTCTCAGTAGACGGTGAATATACAGGCGGGTGTTCCGATGCCGGATGGACAGCATCAATGGGAATTCCAACCATCTGTGGGACAGGGCCTGTCGGTGCTTATATGCACACAGATAGAGAGTATTGTTTGGTGGACACCTTTGTGGAGAGGGCAACGCTTGTTGCAAGGGCAACCATAGCGGTTGCCCTGAATTAG
- a CDS encoding patatin-like phospholipase family protein, giving the protein MENATKNVAFVISGAAAFIPQELACIRAIMEAKYPGATEKITPAILAGTSSGSICTILVNGIINGKITWDQVENDIIPAIKNNNIYDNELFLQALLFNAIQTIIAGSKSSKDTIQLYNDVVDLLKNYASMTWRQVLAKLISIFGESVKEYQEIRAFANDVATLIQKVKHYDYEAVKAAYQAILENIGKGYVLDTAPLKVTLEKYINNEMDFDTIDQLPCRTLISAVSVADGREKRFDSTKNDDKGTNLVDIILASTAIPVAFPERAVNTQMYVDGGTGTDNFPVPDIMGTGEKFDEVYVITHKNETLLGKAIAHNYTWLPILSNLFFALAVQGGNTVTYQMAQSLSIVNNPQNAYLYMPNFDQNFSMLDFDSMPEQLKESKEYCENHSPEKVVDVLKRINFPVPI; this is encoded by the coding sequence ATGGAAAACGCTACAAAGAATGTCGCCTTTGTTATATCAGGAGCTGCTGCATTCATACCACAAGAACTTGCTTGTATTCGAGCAATCATGGAAGCCAAGTATCCCGGGGCTACAGAAAAAATAACCCCAGCAATCCTTGCAGGAACCAGTTCTGGCTCAATATGTACAATTCTGGTCAATGGGATTATTAATGGAAAAATCACCTGGGATCAGGTGGAAAATGACATTATTCCAGCGATCAAGAATAATAATATTTACGATAATGAACTATTTCTGCAAGCCCTATTGTTTAACGCGATTCAAACCATTATTGCGGGATCAAAATCAAGTAAAGACACTATTCAGTTGTATAACGATGTCGTTGATTTATTAAAAAATTACGCATCCATGACGTGGCGGCAAGTTTTGGCGAAGTTGATTTCTATTTTTGGTGAATCGGTTAAAGAATATCAAGAAATCAGAGCCTTTGCTAACGATGTTGCCACATTAATTCAAAAGGTTAAGCACTATGATTATGAAGCGGTGAAAGCGGCTTACCAAGCCATTTTGGAGAATATAGGAAAGGGTTATGTCTTGGATACCGCTCCGCTGAAAGTCACCTTAGAAAAATATATTAATAACGAAATGGACTTCGACACCATCGACCAGCTTCCTTGCCGCACGCTTATATCAGCAGTTTCGGTAGCTGATGGCAGGGAAAAAAGATTCGATAGCACAAAAAATGACGATAAAGGCACAAATCTGGTCGATATCATTTTAGCTTCCACGGCTATTCCTGTAGCATTCCCCGAGCGTGCGGTAAACACACAAATGTATGTTGATGGTGGCACGGGCACTGATAATTTCCCTGTTCCGGATATTATGGGTACTGGAGAAAAGTTTGACGAGGTGTACGTCATTACCCACAAGAATGAGACACTGCTTGGCAAAGCTATCGCTCACAACTACACTTGGCTGCCTATCCTGTCGAATTTATTTTTTGCCTTGGCCGTTCAGGGGGGAAACACGGTAACTTACCAGATGGCTCAATCTCTCAGTATTGTTAACAATCCTCAAAATGCTTACTTATATATGCCTAATTTCGATCAGAATTTTAGTATGCTTGATTTTGACTCCATGCCGGAGCAATTAAAAGAGTCAAAAGAATATTGTGAGAACCATTCTCCTGAAAAAGTTGTTGACGTCTTAAAGCGTATTAACTTTCCAGTCCCGATCTAA
- a CDS encoding methyl-accepting chemotaxis protein has protein sequence MLSRISIARAMQWGFGIAITMVLAVGIYLFVVISHVRDHFNTLVTHNLQVQSVLSDLRFYTVTYRRFALDYGLTISASAHQDIQRTIDENDNKVAASLQRFSAVADTAEMKSFMKTVKKRINAYRDMQNHYLSLIDQGDIDKARAEMLGPMLAPFNTIVDSLSDLQQQLLAQGVQMKEEESRAMERAIVVEAIVGTILLLFLVVFGVLLMRKVNKPLGVLIEQMNTVEKGDLRTRLALTQFADDELGRAAHSFDQMQQGIYRLAEGVQQNTQTVENASQIMLERMANTTMRLDQQKSEISTVASAMSQLQTSFADVAQHTVTAAQSAADVKDHAINSQEVIQASLNQTESLSGAISQASVVTQALKNDSAGIEMISQVIRNITEQTNLLALNAAIEAARAGEAGRGFAVVANEIRSLAQKTQDSIDEINKTINVIQNHADQAVNTMEISQNQMHSGLEKARSSQESIGNVMTSATTIDGMSHMIAAATEQQLDVAKELAHSIHQIHQMSQDIHHSVHDTEKLSEELKSTSQSLSEVSSRFQLK, from the coding sequence ATGTTATCAAGAATATCAATTGCCAGAGCTATGCAATGGGGTTTTGGCATCGCCATCACCATGGTACTTGCTGTCGGTATCTACCTGTTTGTCGTAATCAGTCATGTACGCGATCACTTCAATACGCTTGTCACCCATAACTTACAGGTACAATCCGTCCTTTCGGATTTGCGCTTTTATACGGTCACCTACCGTCGTTTCGCCTTGGATTACGGGCTAACCATCAGCGCAAGTGCTCACCAGGACATTCAAAGAACCATCGATGAAAACGACAACAAAGTCGCGGCATCGTTGCAACGTTTTAGTGCCGTGGCAGATACGGCAGAAATGAAATCCTTTATGAAAACGGTTAAAAAGCGCATTAATGCTTATCGTGACATGCAAAACCACTACCTTTCGTTGATCGACCAAGGCGACATAGATAAAGCACGCGCAGAAATGCTAGGCCCCATGCTCGCGCCCTTTAATACCATTGTCGACTCGCTGAGTGACTTACAACAACAGTTATTGGCACAAGGCGTTCAGATGAAAGAAGAAGAATCCAGAGCCATGGAACGTGCGATTGTGGTTGAGGCCATCGTTGGGACAATCTTACTGCTATTTTTGGTCGTTTTCGGTGTCTTACTGATGCGTAAGGTCAATAAACCATTGGGGGTGCTGATTGAGCAGATGAATACGGTAGAAAAAGGGGACTTGCGCACTCGCTTAGCATTAACCCAGTTTGCTGACGATGAATTAGGACGCGCAGCTCATTCATTTGACCAAATGCAACAAGGTATCTATCGATTAGCTGAGGGCGTGCAGCAAAATACTCAGACTGTCGAGAATGCCAGCCAAATCATGTTGGAAAGAATGGCAAATACCACAATGCGTCTCGATCAACAAAAAAGCGAAATCAGCACTGTGGCATCGGCGATGTCGCAATTACAAACCAGCTTTGCCGACGTGGCTCAGCATACAGTGACAGCCGCCCAAAGTGCAGCGGATGTCAAAGATCATGCGATCAACAGCCAAGAAGTGATCCAAGCATCGCTCAACCAAACCGAATCGCTTTCTGGCGCCATTTCCCAAGCATCTGTCGTGACTCAAGCGCTGAAAAATGACAGTGCAGGCATTGAAATGATTTCTCAAGTTATTCGCAATATTACAGAGCAAACCAATTTATTAGCACTCAATGCCGCTATCGAGGCTGCCCGGGCAGGAGAAGCCGGACGGGGTTTCGCAGTAGTTGCCAACGAAATTCGCTCCTTAGCGCAAAAAACGCAAGACTCTATCGATGAGATCAATAAGACCATTAATGTCATTCAAAACCATGCCGATCAAGCCGTGAACACCATGGAGATCAGCCAAAATCAGATGCACTCAGGGCTCGAAAAAGCCCGCAGCAGCCAAGAAAGTATTGGGAATGTCATGACCTCTGCGACGACCATCGATGGCATGAGCCACATGATTGCTGCGGCAACCGAGCAACAACTGGATGTAGCGAAAGAGTTAGCGCACAGCATCCACCAGATTCACCAAATGTCTCAGGACATTCACCATAGTGTACACGACACTGAAAAACTCAGTGAGGAACTCAAGTCCACGAGTCAGAGCTTAAGCGAGGTATCTTCACGCTTTCAGCTCAAATAA
- a CDS encoding MFS transporter yields MRKLKLTILSLSLVTVMSGAAVAPALGEIAQYFHNTDTLLIQLVITLPALFIILTSLLFSLIANKFSSKTIAVTGLLLYIIGGNAAGLANTIYEVLAFRAVLGIGVGLIMPLSTGLIAFYFDKKEQSKLMGYSSAMNNLGGIIATVLSGYLVALNWRYSFFIYLVGIVVLILVIIFLPKTEIRKSSTTIDIDEIKKISPYVICMFITMIIFYTVPSNFAIVMSNEQLVPTSFIGLLMAVQTIVSFVVGMTLSILLKRFHRYSKFLGSGVLTIGLYCLSMTSNILLVISGLAAIGIGLGIMVPILNSQISLHVKKENMTSAMAIMSAMLYLGQFLSPIITDDLQSIFNLNGMQVPFYIAMIMALVLTISLIKIPFSIALENNK; encoded by the coding sequence ATGAGAAAGTTAAAATTAACGATCTTATCGTTATCTTTGGTCACAGTAATGTCAGGTGCAGCAGTAGCGCCCGCGTTAGGCGAGATCGCACAGTACTTCCATAATACAGACACATTATTGATTCAGCTGGTAATCACACTTCCTGCACTATTTATAATATTAACATCTCTATTATTTAGTTTAATTGCGAATAAATTCTCATCAAAAACCATTGCTGTCACTGGATTGTTACTTTATATAATCGGTGGAAATGCTGCGGGATTAGCAAATACTATATATGAAGTTTTAGCATTCAGAGCGGTTCTAGGTATCGGTGTTGGACTAATCATGCCGTTATCCACTGGACTGATTGCTTTTTACTTCGATAAAAAAGAACAATCAAAACTTATGGGCTATTCATCCGCAATGAATAATTTAGGGGGAATTATAGCAACAGTGCTATCAGGATATCTAGTGGCATTAAATTGGCGCTATAGTTTCTTTATTTATTTAGTGGGGATTGTTGTTCTCATTTTGGTAATTATATTTCTCCCCAAAACAGAAATAAGGAAAAGCAGCACAACAATTGACATTGATGAAATTAAAAAAATTTCACCTTATGTGATTTGCATGTTTATTACTATGATAATTTTCTATACTGTACCCTCAAATTTTGCAATTGTCATGTCTAATGAACAGCTTGTTCCAACATCTTTTATAGGGCTGTTAATGGCAGTGCAAACAATTGTTTCATTTGTTGTTGGGATGACATTATCCATACTGCTAAAAAGATTCCATAGATATTCTAAGTTTTTAGGATCAGGTGTACTTACTATTGGTCTTTATTGCTTGAGTATGACTAGCAATATATTATTGGTCATTTCCGGGTTGGCCGCAATTGGAATAGGACTTGGCATAATGGTGCCAATACTAAATTCACAAATTTCTTTACATGTAAAAAAAGAGAACATGACCTCTGCCATGGCAATTATGAGTGCTATGTTATATTTAGGTCAATTCCTATCACCAATCATTACAGATGACCTTCAGTCAATTTTTAATTTAAATGGGATGCAAGTTCCATTTTATATTGCAATGATTATGGCTTTAGTACTTACAATTAGTTTGATTAAGATCCCTTTTTCTATTGCACTTGAAAATAACAAATGA
- a CDS encoding MarR family winged helix-turn-helix transcriptional regulator: MEHIERKSIGKWISILHRQAQIYINRELKAYNINSSEYFYLANLTGDGEGCNQKYLSDLNHIDDALTTRVMKKLEEKGLIFREKSQEDKRAYHIRLTNKGIEIQPKVLAVLQKWTEIISEGMDEMERDVIIKKLMLMSENALRETKGK; encoded by the coding sequence ATGGAACATATTGAAAGGAAGAGTATTGGTAAATGGATCTCGATTCTTCATAGACAAGCTCAAATATATATAAATAGAGAATTAAAAGCTTATAACATCAATTCATCAGAGTATTTCTATTTAGCGAACCTCACTGGTGATGGTGAAGGGTGTAACCAAAAATATTTATCTGATTTAAATCATATTGATGATGCCCTCACAACACGGGTTATGAAAAAACTGGAGGAGAAAGGATTAATTTTCAGAGAAAAGAGTCAAGAGGATAAACGTGCGTACCATATTCGCCTGACAAATAAAGGAATTGAAATCCAGCCAAAGGTTCTTGCTGTTCTTCAGAAGTGGACAGAAATTATTTCTGAAGGAATGGATGAAATGGAACGTGATGTCATCATCAAAAAGCTTATGTTGATGTCAGAGAATGCTTTGAGAGAAACAAAAGGCAAATGA
- a CDS encoding right-handed parallel beta-helix repeat-containing protein: MKFKIISLFMLMAVSNLGFAKNLYIAPYGSDHNSGTLSSPLKTIMAAQAAASGGDTVYIRGGTYYLNNSNITQHQSVRAIVNNITKDNIRYINYGSERPVFNFSHVKPANYRNTAFMVRADNCVFKGFDVVGVQVTIDDHHTQSEAFMINKGNGNRFENLAIHDGMAIGWYLVAGSNNYVLNVDAYNNRGLNHHSNGNVDGFGVHPTSSSYTGNVISHSRAWFNSDDGFDLINADAAVTIEYSWAFYNGYSQDFTRLGDGNGFKAGGYGRNGSATPSVIPRHTIRYNLAVRNRSAGFYANHHIGGQNWINNTSIRNQSANYNMLSTLDDNRTDVKGYGHYMRNNLGFDGHNEVINLGNSNQNDMIYNYFNLPVTITSKDFRRLDERELMYPRQADGSLPRIKYALLKKGSDLIDAGIYAGDNYKGVAPDLGAFESDY, encoded by the coding sequence ATGAAATTCAAAATCATCTCTCTATTTATGCTCATGGCCGTGAGCAATCTGGGTTTTGCTAAAAACCTATATATTGCCCCTTACGGTTCTGACCATAATTCCGGCACACTCTCTTCCCCATTAAAAACCATTATGGCAGCACAAGCGGCGGCTTCGGGTGGTGATACGGTCTATATCCGCGGCGGTACTTATTATTTAAACAATTCGAATATCACCCAACACCAAAGTGTTCGCGCAATCGTGAATAACATCACTAAAGACAATATCCGCTATATTAACTATGGTTCCGAGCGACCTGTCTTCAACTTTTCGCATGTCAAACCGGCTAATTATCGCAATACGGCCTTTATGGTCCGTGCGGATAACTGCGTATTTAAAGGCTTTGATGTGGTTGGTGTGCAAGTCACGATTGATGATCATCACACTCAATCTGAAGCATTTATGATCAACAAAGGCAATGGTAACCGCTTTGAGAACTTAGCGATTCATGATGGCATGGCCATTGGCTGGTACTTGGTTGCCGGCAGTAACAACTACGTCCTCAATGTCGATGCATACAATAACCGTGGGTTAAACCATCACTCAAATGGTAACGTCGATGGTTTCGGGGTGCACCCAACCTCATCATCTTATACCGGCAATGTCATCAGCCATTCACGTGCTTGGTTTAATAGTGACGACGGTTTTGATCTCATCAATGCTGATGCCGCTGTCACCATTGAATATAGCTGGGCTTTTTACAACGGTTACAGCCAAGACTTTACCAGATTGGGTGATGGTAATGGTTTCAAAGCAGGCGGTTATGGTCGCAACGGCAGTGCCACGCCAAGTGTGATTCCACGTCATACCATTCGCTACAACTTAGCGGTACGTAACCGCTCTGCCGGGTTTTACGCCAACCACCATATCGGTGGTCAGAACTGGATCAACAACACTTCGATTCGTAACCAAAGCGCTAACTACAATATGTTATCGACGCTTGATGACAACAGAACCGATGTGAAAGGCTACGGACATTACATGCGGAATAACTTAGGATTTGATGGTCACAACGAAGTCATCAATCTGGGCAACAGCAACCAAAACGATATGATCTACAACTACTTCAACTTACCCGTTACGATCACATCAAAAGATTTCCGTCGTCTTGATGAACGTGAGTTGATGTACCCGCGTCAAGCTGATGGTTCCCTCCCAAGAATCAAGTATGCGCTGCTGAAAAAAGGCAGTGATTTAATTGATGCAGGTATTTACGCCGGTGACAATTACAAAGGTGTCGCACCCGATTTAGGCGCTTTTGAGTCCGATTATTAA